From Schizosaccharomyces pombe strain 972h- genome assembly, chromosome: II, the proteins below share one genomic window:
- the spo2 gene encoding protein Spo2, producing the protein MSITMSDSSAYGEELMRERFEHLLKAYEKMALMVAEQEEFNAKIEDMALKLLSEKYDNEAYQAELFYRLSNCVEKVLHNKISITDLKTEYEEILEQTLKKECKAYERSCIENVKLKKRTEQATAYYASSSSEP; encoded by the coding sequence ATGAGCATAACGATGTCCGATTCTTCTGCTTACGGCGAGGAATTAATGCGTGAGCGATTTGAGCACTTGCTTAAAGCTTACGAAAAAATGGCTTTGATGGTAGCAGAACAAGAGGAGTTTAATGCTAAAATTGAGGACATGgctttgaaattattaagTGAGAAATATGACAATGAGGCTTATCAAGCTGAACTGTTTTATCGCTTGTCTAATTGTGTGGAAAAAGTCCTGCacaataaaataagtaTCACTGATCTAAAGACTGAGTATGAGGAGATTCTTGAGCAAACGCTGAAGAAAGAATGCAAGGCTTATGAAAGATCTTGTATTGAGAATgtgaaattaaagaaaagaacaGAACAAGCAACCGCATATTATGCTAGTTCCTCAAGCGAACCGTAA
- the pek1 gene encoding MAP kinase kinase Pek1 translates to MSKKPVLNLDTSNGFSEEYISHPERNDNQGIVEITDLVFSSESKLTQRKESRDSKTFVPSFLEELDDDHLHELVTNGGILYMNSLGEGVSGSVRKCRIRGTQMIFAMKTVLAAPNTALQKQLLRELKINRSCTSPYIVKYYGACYNNAECQLNIAMEYCGAGSLDAIYKRVRSQGGRTGERPLGKIAFGVLSGLSYLHDRKIIHRDIKPSNILLTSKGQVKLCDFGVSGELVNSLAGTFTGTSYYMAPERISGGSYTISSDIWSLGLTLMEVALNRFPFPPEGSPPPMPIELLSYIINMPPPLLPQEPGIKWSKSFQHFLCVCLDKDKTRRPGPQKMLTHPWVKAFERIHVDMEEFLRQVWSD, encoded by the coding sequence ATGTCCAAAAAACCTGTCTTGAACTTAGATACCAGTAATGGGTTCTCTGAAGAATATATAAGTCATCCTGAACGTAATGACAATCAAGGAATTGTCGAGATTACAGACCTGGTGTTTTCTAGCGAGTCGAAATTAACTCAGCGAAAGGAGAGCCGGGATAGTAAAACATTTGTTCCTTCCTTTCTGGAAGAACTTGATGATGATCACCTACATGAATTGGTTACAAATGGAGGTATTTTGTACATGAACAGTCTAGGTGAAGGTGTTAGTGGCTCTGTAAGGAAATGCAGAATTCGTGGGACTCAGATGATTTTCGCTATGAAAACTGTATTAGCTGCTCCGAATACCGCTTTACAAAAGCAACTCCTTCGAGAGTTAAAAATCAACAGAAGTTGTACCTCTCCTTACATCGTTAAATATTATGGCGCTTGCTACAATAACGCAGAGTGTCAGTTAAACATAGCTATGGAATATTGCGGAGCAGGATCTCTCGACGCGATATACAAACGCGTACGCAGTCAAGGTGGACGCACTGGAGAACGACCATTGGGCAAGATTGCATTCGGTGTCCTTAGCGGTTTAAGCTATTTACATGACAGGAAAATAATACACCGTGATATTAAGCCATCAAATATCCTTCTGACGTCAAAAGGTCAAGTGAAGTTATGCGATTTTGGTGTATCTGGAGAATTGGTTAACTCTCTCGCTGGCACATTCACTGGAACTTCGTATTACATGGCGCCTGAACGAATTTCTGGGGGATCTTATACTATATCGTCAGATATATGGTCTTTGGGTTTAACATTGATGGAGGTCGCATTAAACCGGTTTCCATTCCCTCCCGAGGGTAGCCCCCCACCAATGCCTATTGAATTGCTCTcgtatataataaatatgcCACCTCCCCTTTTACCTCAAGAACCCGGTATTAAATGGTCGAAATCctttcaacattttctaTGCGTGTGTCTGGATAAAGACAAAACTCGTCGTCCTGGACCCCAAAAAATGCTTACCCATCCTTGGGTTAAAGCGTTTGAGAGAATTCATGTGGACATGGAAGAGTTCCTTCGTCAAGTCTGGTCTGATTAG
- the yta12 gene encoding m-AAA protease Yta12: protein MRNPFLTFRAPTRKTGDYLVSKFVKKDNFSSLRLARAYTFSTRSTAVSQFSLLSLSQRSFQSLKINKGIPEKHKIPLISSKQFSVTSKRSQNGSSGSNSDANGRKNGQKNDDSKKKGLNGNDPKKVFEIALNGNTILGGILVAYILYNVLSPNANMQEITWQDFRQQFLDKGLVERLVVVNRNMVRVILRGGVASGSGQYYFSIGSIDSFDRKLEDAQRQLGIPPSEFVPVAYHDEVSVLATLLSFAPTLLIIGSVIYLSRRASGAAGGGQGGIFGIGKSRAKMFNHETDIKIKFADVAGVDEAKEEIMEFVKFLKNPKFYERLGAKIPRGAILSGPPGTGKTLLAKATAGEANVPFLSVSGSEFLEMFVGVGPSRVRDLFATARKNAPCIIFIDEIDAIGKARGRGGQFGSNDERESTLNQLLVEMDGFTSSEHIVVFAGTNRPDVLDPALLRPGRFDRQITIDRPDIGGREQIFKVHLKHIKAADNIDLIAKRLAVLTSGFTGADIMNVCNEGALIAARSNSNEVQMVHFEQAIERVTAGLEKKSRVLSPEEKNTVAHHEAGHAVAGWFMEYVDPLLKVSIIPRAQALGYASYLPKDQYLMSRGQILDQMGMALAGRVSEEIFFGPEKITSGASDDFQKVTRMAQAYVTQYGMSPTVGTIAYPIDTRETVQKPFSEATAQMIDEEIRKLVKHAYERTKKLLLEHKQGLENIAQRLLQKEVITYNEVETILGPRPYAYKHLNISELMRQSEYKNDHDPRNPPIPPSPQQPSA, encoded by the coding sequence ATGCGAAATCCCTTTTTGACGTTTAGGGCACCTACTAGGAAAACAGGAGATTACCTGGTTTCTAAATTCGTAAAGAAggataatttttcttctttgcGTTTGGCAAGGGCTTATACTTTTTCTACACGTTCCACAGCTGTTTCAcaattttctcttctctCACTTTCTCAGAGATCTTTTCAGTCccttaaaataaataaaggaaTACCGGAAAAACATAAAATCCCTCTCATTTCATCTAAACAATTTAGCGTAACCTCAAAAAGATCGCAAAATGGGTCTTCAGGATCCAATTCTGATGCTAATGGTAGGAAAAATGGCCAGAAAAATGatgattcaaaaaagaagggaTTGAATGGCAATGATCcgaaaaaagtttttgaaatagcCTTAAATGGCAACACTATTTTAGGTGGAATTTTAGTTGCCTATATCCTTTACAATGTTCTCTCGCCTAATGCAAATATGCAAGAAATTACTTGGCAAGATTTTCGACAACAGTTTTTAGACAAGGGTTTAGTTGAACGGCTAGTTGTTGTTAACCGCAATATGGTTAGAGTTATTTTGAGAGGCGGTGTAGCTTCAGGTTCAGGGCAGTACTATTTTTCAATTGGTTCCATCGACTCTTTCGATCGAAAACTAGAGGATGCACAACGTCAACTGGGTATTCCACCTTCTGAATTTGTCCCTGTCGCTTATCATGACGAAGTCTCTGTTCTTGCTACTTTATTGTCTTTTGCTCCCACCTTACTGATCATTGGAAGTGTCATTTATTTATCGCGACGGGCTTCGGGTGCCGCAGGAGGTGGTCAAGGTGgcatttttggaattggtAAGAGCCGAGCGAAGATGTTTAATCATGAAACTGatatcaaaataaaatttgctGATGTCGCTGGCGTTGACGAGGCTAAAGAAGAGATTATGGAATTcgtcaaatttttaaaaaatcccaAGTTTTATGAAAGGTTGGGGGCTAAAATTCCTCGTGGTGCCATTCTTTCTGGTCCTCCTGGTACCGGTAAAACTCTTCTTGCTAAAGCCACCGCTGGTGAAGCTAACGTCCCTTTTTTAAGTGTGTCAGGTTCTGAGTTTCTTGAAATGTTTGTTGGTGTTGGACCTTCCCGCGTAAGAGATCTTTTTGCTACTGCTCGCAAGAACGCTCcttgtattattttcatagatgaaattgatgcAATTGGTAAAGCAAGAGGACGTGGAGGACAATTTGGTTCCAATGATGAACGCGAAAGCACTCTTAATCAGCTATTAGTTGAAATGGACGGTTTTACGTCTAGCGAACATATCGTCGTATTCGCTGGTACTAATCGACCAGACGTATTGGACCCGGCACTTCTACGTCCTGGTCGATTCGATCGTCAAATTACGATTGATCGTCCTGATATTGGCGGTCGTGAACAAATATTTAAGGTCCACCTTAAGCATATTAAGGCAGCCGATAACATCGACTTAATTGCCAAGCGTCTTGCCGTCCTAACTTCTGGTTTTACAGGAGCTGATATAATGAATGTATGTAATGAAGGAGCGTTAATTGCAGCACGATCAAATAGTAATGAAGTCCAAATGGTACATTTTGAGCAAGCTATTGAAAGAGTCACGGCAGGTTTGGAAAAGAAGAGTAGGGTACTAAGTcctgaagaaaaaaacaccGTTGCTCATCATGAAGCTGGACATGCGGTAGCTGGTTGGTTTATGGAGTACGTCGATCCACTATTGAAGGTCTCAATCATTCCTAGAGCTCAAGCCCTTGGCTATGCTAGTTATTTACCCAAAGATCAGTATCTGATGAGTCGAGGGCAGATTTTAGATCAAATGGGAATGGCTTTGGCTGGGCGTGTTTctgaagaaatattttttggacCAGAAAAGATTACTTCGGGAGCTTCCgatgattttcaaaaagtaaCGCGCATGGCTCAAGCGTATGTGACCCAATATGGTATGTCTCCGACTGTTGGTACTATAGCTTATCCCATCGACACTCGGGAAACTGTTCAAAAACCATTTTCTGAGGCTACAGCTCAAATgattgatgaagaaattcgAAAGCTTGTAAAGCATGCATACGAAAGAACTAAGAAACTTTTGCTAGAACATAAGCAAGGCTTAGAAAATATTGCTCAACGTCTATTACAGAAAGAAGTCATCACTTATAACGAAGTTGAGACGATTCTTGGACCAAGGCCATATGCATACaaacatttaaatatttctgAACTTATGCGTCAGTCTGAGTATAAAAATGATCACGATCCTCGAAATCCACCAATCCCCCCATCTCCTCAACAACCTTCTGCCTAA
- a CDS encoding lysine methyltransferase (ribosomal lysine methyltransferase, human SETD6 ortholog), translating into MNNSKQFLKYQPLLEWLAKHEAYISPKLYIASSGVAGDGIFSTFDIDELEVLAKIPRRIILSPRNSRFGDSLYTHFNESNRSDDINFDNRDQVGLVMLVITVILENITDSPWNAYLNTLDETCMPDSPLLWKDKTCLEGTSMLDVINTNLRVYKNQYDQLVRPYFYKHADLKQLCPKWNQYLETCVLVQSRCFYVNSYYGLSLIPFFDIFNHKSGPAIASLHCQESNDHKGDIKIEFISFQYIRKMSEIFNSFGNFAADELFTQYGFIDTACKVWRVDMTMIAYETNRNFYMEWIHKKRIINTQELLVTPTTYANDKSETLRSVMIRQPMDLYIITDHGPSYGLYLYLFFCIYKIKFQKCDMNIVMLTKYFNEIWAVFIAHKEGEKEKVVAQLSGFSFYCKAIEFLQMLCQKRISRFKNGGLTAEAYKTLLCDPTLKRENRSRLVLQIFYHELNLLEKSMQETIYLCTENFED; encoded by the coding sequence ATGAACAATTCcaagcaatttttgaagtacCAACCCTTACTTGAATGGCTAGCAAAACACGAAGCTTACATTTCACCCAAACTGTATATCGCTTCAAGTGGGGTCGCAGGAGATGGTATATTTTCTACCTTTGATATAGATGAACTTGAAGTTTTAGCAAAGATTCCTAGAAGGATCATTCTGAGTCCTCGCAACTCAAGATTTGGAGATTCGTTGTATACAcattttaatgaatctAATCGGTCTGATGATATTAACTTTGACAATAGAGATCAGGTTGGGCTGGTCATGCTCGTTATAACTGTAATATTGGAAAATATAACAGATAGTCCGTGGAACGCTTATTTAAACACCTTGGACGAAACTTGTATGCCTGATTCCCCATTATTATGGAAAGATAAAACGTGTCTTGAGGGAACCTCAATGCTTGAtgtaataaatacaaatttaaGAGTAtacaaaaatcaatatGATCAATTGGTCCGCCCTTACTTTTATAAACATGCTGATCTCAAACAGCTTTGTCCAAAATGGAATCAGTATTTAGAGACTTGTGTTCTCGTCCAAAGCAGGTGTTTTTACGTTAACAGCTACTACGGTTTATCTTTAATACCCTTTTTCGATATTTTTAATCACAAGTCTGGTCCAGCTATTGCTTCGCTACATTGTCAGGAGTCAAATGATCATAAAGGCGATATCAAAAtagaatttatttcttttcagtATATACGAAAGATGTCCGAAATATTCAACTCCTTCGGAAACTTTGCCGCTGATGAATTGTTCACGCAGTATGGATTTATTGATACCGCTTGCAAAGTTTGGCGCGTCGACATGACAATGATTGCTTATGAAACTAacagaaatttttatatggAGTGgattcataaaaaaagaataatcaACACCCAGGAGTTGCTGGTCACCCCAACTACATACGCAAATGACAAGTCTGAGACTTTACGTTCAGTAATGATAAGACAACCTATGGATCTTTATATAATAACAGATCATGGTCCCAGTTACGGGCTTTacttatatttatttttttgcatttacaaaatcaaattccAAAAGTGCGATATGAATATAGTAATGCTTACAAAgtattttaatgaaatctGGGCTGTGTTTATAGCACATAAGGAgggagaaaaagaaaaggttGTTGCTCAACTCTctggtttttctttttattgtaaGGCTATAGAATTTCTACAGATGCTGTGTCAAAAGCGCATTAGTcgtttcaaaaatggtGGGTTGACTGCTGAAGCTTATAAGACTCTATTGTGCGATCCGACTCTTAAACGAGAGAATAGGTCTCGTTTAGtcttacaaattttttatcatgAACTTAATTTACTCGAAAAATCAATGCAAGAAACAATTTATCTTTGTactgaaaattttgaagattaa
- the fit1 gene encoding CoA pyrophosphatase (FIT) family lipid storage protein: MTEKTASHYWNEETSILKLRRKDILLFEIYATTLLLGSIYSIYVDKWSITSYFGNSKNLINLIFVKRGWFWTSLVYFYHAWDQKRNKIDFKFISRYIVATLWWMFVTQWFIGPGLIDRTFALSGGSCKNFDGDSSVFIPLTASTCKGLNGSWSGGHDLSGHVFLLTHSSLFMLSENFSFILNNGIKATSTKVLFGLLGLWWWMLFVTASFYHTTFEKCTGFFSGILEWSIVYVFSSRMPAVADLLGSSDY, translated from the coding sequence atgactgAAAAAACTGCTAGTCATTATTGGAATGAAGAAACCTCTATATTGAAGCTTCGTCGCAAAGATATACTTCTGTTTGAAATATATGCCACTACACTTCTTCTAGGTAGCATTTATAGCATTTATGTTGACAAATGGTCGATTACCTCTTACTTTGGAAACtcgaaaaatttgattaatttgatttttgtaaaaagagGCTGGTTCTGGACTTCTTTagtatatttttatcatgCTTGGGATCAAAAGAGAAACAAAATTGACTTCAAGTTTATTTCAAGGTATATAGTGGCCACTCTATGGTGGATGTTTGTAACCCAATGGTTTATAGGACCTGGCCTGATTGATAGAACCTTTGCATTATCTGGCGGAAGTTGCAAAAACTTTGATGGTGATTCATCTGTGTTCATTCCACTTACCGCCTCCACTTGCAAGGGATTAAACGGATCTTGGTCTGGTGGTCATGATCTCTCGGGCCATGTTTTCTTGTTAACTCACTCGAGCTTGTTTATGTTGTCtgaaaacttttcatttattttgaataatgGAATAAAAGCTACATCTACTAAAGTACTTTTTGGTCTTCTTGGACTTTGGTGGTGGATGTTATTTGTTACTGCATCCTTTTACCATactacttttgaaaaatgtaCCGGGTTTTTCTCTGGTATTTTAGAATGGTCTATTGTTTACGTGTTCTCTTCAAGAATGCCAGCGGTCGCTGATCTTTTAGGATCCTCCGATTACTAG
- the get1 gene encoding GET complex subunit Get1, with product MMDLIISTILLSLFIHFFDKFAKKRTIDGAYRIYVSVSNNKDLKKNKEILEQLLTVKKELNATSSQDQFAKWARLNRKYEQLSQEWEKQSANVKIFQDTFKRVLSLFLWILTRGFRFYIQFKESKTPVFFLPAFLLPSWALWVLSLPRSIYGSVSLTVWNFAVQKTISGIF from the exons ATGATGGATCTGAttatttcaacaattttattaagcttatttattcatttcttcgataaatttgcaaaaaaaaggacTATTGATGGG GCTTATCGAATTTACGTTAGTGTTTCTAAtaataaagatttaaagaagaacaaagaaattttagAGCAGCTGCTTACTGTTAAGAAAGAGCTAAACGCTACTAGCAGTCAAGATCAGTTTGCTAAATGGGCCCGTCTGAATAGAAAGTATGAACAACTCAGTCAAGAGTGGGAAAAACAATCAGCCaatgttaaaattttccaaGATACTTTCAAGCGGGTTTTAAGCCTTTTTCTTTGGATTTTAACCCGTGGATTCCGGTTTTATATTCAATTCAAAGAGTCCAAAACACCTGTCTTTTTCCTCCCTGCATTCTTGCTTCCTTCTTGGGCTCTATGGGTGCTATCTCTTCCACGATCAATCTACG GATCGGTTAGCTTAACAGTTTGGAATTTTGCGGTTCAAAAAACTATTTCCGGGATATTTTGA